A DNA window from Lachancea thermotolerans CBS 6340 chromosome G complete sequence contains the following coding sequences:
- a CDS encoding putative amidotransferase (similar to uniprot|Q12288 Saccharomyces cerevisiae YLR126C Hypothetical ORF): MKRIAIFNADEEKEPLKQWGDFADMAVTMLEASRDSSTPEVEYKIFQVYRNEFPTLEELKDNGYIGLYITGSDYDAHDLETGWINKLRQFLRVMLHEPGYPPMTGVCFGHQIIATTMGCKVAPNPAGHEGGIAHLAVTDSAVEAGLFQKPEFDGPTKELYLSELHNDIVHEVPEGYINIASSEKCPIQGLYKKGLALTFQGHPEFITEAAIKCGESNYENGVITARELAEIRETGELHGNDGVFFAEYIWKLFKREI; the protein is encoded by the coding sequence ATGAAGAGAATTGCAATCTTTAACGCTGACGAGGAAAAGGAGCCCCTCAAGCAATGGGGAGACTTCGCGGACATGGCTGTGACCATGTTGGAGGCGAGCCGCGATAGTAGTACTCCTGAGGTTGAATACAAGATTTTCCAAGTTTACCGAAACGAGTTTCCTACCCTGGAGGAGCTGAAGGACAACGGCTACATCGGCTTGTATatcactggatctgactACGACGCGCATGACCTGGAAACAGGGTGgatcaacaagctgagaCAGTTCTTGCGGGTGATGCTCCACGAGCCCGGATACCCACCTATGACGGGCGTTTGCTTCGGGCACCAGATTATTGCAACAACCATGGGCTGCAAAGTGGCACCCAACCCCGCAGGCCATGAGGGCGGCATAGCTCATCTGGCCGTTACGGATAGTGCGGTGGAGGCGGGGCTTTTCCAGAAGCCCGAATTCGACGGGCCCACAAAAGAGCTTTACCTTTCCGAGCTGCACAACGACATTGTCCACGAGGTCCCGGAAGGTTACATAAACATCGCCTCCTCAGAAAAGTGCCCCATCCAGGGCCTCTACAAGAAAGGTTTAGCATTGACGTTCCAGGGACATCCCGAGTTTATCACCGAAGCCGCTATAAAGTGCGGAGAGAGCAACTACGAGAACGGTGTCATTACGGCCCGAGAGCTAGCCGAGATTAGAGAGACCGGCGAGCTGCACGGGAACGACGGTGTGTTCTTTGCCGAGTACATTTGgaaacttttcaagcgcGAAATCTGA
- the APC2 gene encoding anaphase promoting complex subunit 2 (similar to uniprot|Q7LGV7 Saccharomyces cerevisiae YLR127C) — MTLSDEGRELSEQLHSLLHDVDSSLEDDLEGILTWVNPNEPGSNHQMRPPSLRVKSAIKSLLNGVVTSESFIDLLGKYMIFQTRKHFFLNYQSLLYFKDVQKLERYYEFPTRYVNIFSSEEWCDEMSGLRNYLIRQNSGLKNNIQLRLEQLVHEDDFDMACKIYEWLCQAEGRLLPEILVDVLLSKVKLFASKNMNSAWTQRFTIMEAYNLFVTNYWSVFCRMLQCMEDDHEITNEIYRCFEEEFIRIRTSQVFDIFVTGFPTTKPTLLELRSVLKTSVKYTELITEFLYQFESKMLNPSITTAEILLSYVRAIKSILIVDVSFRYFQLLTNFVRPYLMERHDTVATFLYAMLGLDASDLSSKNSTSTHMSIASQLSAELRGSHQPISSSTAERGNLPHGKHALSMNPYEPAYQQIIDYYLHWNPEPADSIQANNDQALISKELFDIIVELFDSKDVIVREFLGLFTRKLLGLRGYKLESNWVQSLKVVKKKLDFKTYSSAQEFSNINNIDVMLRDVKHSEELCSLMHEKLGLSDRIIPKFVSYLFWNAHSDFSALPKDHPLPKELEADINNYKKAYTNVKKGRKLRLHPEQSIVELQLRLADGRDLNYEVTLDEALVLSYLSSNGDGTVEEIVKQTNLDISQVEKSLKFWVKSSILRYSTETSRYSVEERQNVDVKHAVERQSSSEIVNATDSVDLQQQQFIDSMQKVLPFIKGMLTNLGSLKADKIHSFLKMAVPKEIGYSATPSQLQLYLNALVEESKLVKTPNGAFRLAK, encoded by the coding sequence ATGACCTTGTCAGATGAGGGCCGTGAATTAAGCGAACAGCTGCATTCACTGCTTCATGATGTTGACTCAAGCTTAGAAGATGACCTCGAGGGAATCCTCACCTGGGTGAACCCCAATGAGCCTGGCAGTAATCATCAGATGAGACCTCCTAGCCTGCGAGTGAAGAGTGCTATAAAATCGCTATTGAATGGCGTAGTGACTTCAGAATCATTCATAGATCTACTCGGAAAGTATATGATATTTCAAACTAGGAAGcacttttttttaaatTATCAATCTTTGTTATACTTCAAGGATGTGCAAAAACTTGAACGCTACTATGAATTTCCCACTCGATATGTCAATATATTCAGCAGCGAGGAATGGTGTGACGAGATGAGTGGGTTAAGAAACTATCTCATTCGGCAAAATTCAGGCCTAAAAAACAATATACAGCTTCGTCTAGAGCAGCTTGTACACGAAGATGATTTTGATATGGCATGCAAAATCTACGAATGGCTTTGCCAAGCCGAGGGACGCCTTCTGCCTGAAATTCTGGTGGATGTTCTTTTATCAAAggtcaagctttttgcaTCAAAAAACATGAATTCCGCATGGACTCAAAGGTTCACCATCATGGAAGCATACAATCTCTTTGTCACAAACTACTGGTCTGTTTTTTGTCGGATGCTTCAATGCATGGAAGATGACCACGAGATAACTAACGAGATCTACAGGTGCTTCGAAGAGGAGTTTATTCGTATTCGGACTTCTCAGGTCTTTGATATATTTGTAACAGGATTTCCAACAACAAAGCCGACCTTGTTAGAGCTTAGGAGCGTTCTGAAAACCTCTGTGAAATATACAGAACTGATAACGGAATTTTTGTATCAGTTTGAATCCAAGATGTTAAATCCAAGCATCACGACTGCTGAAATATTGCTTTCATATGTCAGAGCTATCAAGAGTATCCTTATTGTTGATGTGTCATTCAGGTATTTCCAACTTCTCACAAACTTTGTTCGTCCTTATTTGATGGAAAGACATGATACAGTTGCAACCTTTTTGTACGCTATGTTAGGGCTTGACGCCTCCGACTTGTCGAGCAAAAACTCTACATCAACACACATGAGCATAGCATCTCAGCTTTCTGCTGAGCTTAGGGGTTCACATCAACCGATTTCCAGCTCAACTGCTGAAAGAGGAAATCTACCTCATGGAAAACACGCTCTTTCAATGAACCCCTATGAGCCTGCCTATCAGCAGATTATTGACTATTATTTACACTGGAATCCCGAGCCTGCGGATTCAATCCAGGCGAATAACGACCAAGCATTAATAAGCAAAGAGTTGTTTGATATTATTGTCGAATTGTTCGACTCCAAAGACGTAATAGTCAGAGAATTCCTTGGTTTGTTTACCAGAAAGCTATTGGGTTTGAGAGGCTACAAATTGGAGTCTAACTGGGTACAGAGTCTCAAAGTTGTGAAGaaaaaacttgacttcaaaacttaCTCGAGTGCTCAAGAATTTTCCAACATCAACAATATTGACGTCATGTTGCGGGATGTTAAACACAGTGAAGAACTTTGCTCACTAATGCACGAAAAGCTTGGTTTGAGTGACCGAATAATACCGAAATTTGTGTCTTATCTGTTTTGGAATGCACATTCTGATTTTTCGGCGCTGCCGAAGGATCACCCGCTGCcgaaagagctggaagctGACATCAACAATTACAAAAAAGCATATACCAACGTCAAAAAAGGTCGGAAACTTCGCCTACACCCAGAGCAGAGTATTGTGGAATTGCAATTGCGCCTTGCTGATGGACGGGACTTGAATTACGAGGTAACATTGGATGAAGCATTGGTACTTTCTTATCTATCGAGCAATGGCGATGGTACTGTGGAAGAGATTGTAAAGCAAACCAACCTTGATATCAGccaagttgagaaaagcttgaaattttgggTCAAATCATCAATTTTGCGGTACAGCACTGAAACGTCGCGGTATTCGGTCGAAGAGCgacaaaatgttgatgTGAAACATGCTGTGGAAAGGCAGTCGTCCTCGGAAATTGTGAACGCCACTGATAGTGTAGATttgcaacagcagcaaTTCATCGATTCTATGCAAAAGGTTTTGCCTTTCATTAAGGGCATGCTCACGAATCTTGGAAGTCTCAAAGCGGACAAGATTCACTCGTTCCTAAAAATGGCAGTTCCGAAGGAAATTGGATACTCAGCTACACCCTCTCAACTGCAACTGTACCTTAATGCACTTGTTGAAGAGAGTAAGCTGGTAAAGACTCCTAACGGGGCGTTTAGATTGGCAAAATAG
- the TML25 gene encoding palmitoyl-(protein) hydrolase (similar to uniprot|Q12354 Saccharomyces cerevisiae YLR118C), whose amino-acid sequence MSVINAIKIASKAQPAKQSLIFLHGLGDTGSGWSFLAELLQQDPAFRYTNFIFPNAPVMGITVNGNYPMPAWFDIRSWDNVQSQADVAGFLKSLHVVERLVDEQIQNGVNPQNIVVGGFSQGAALALGSAVTLPTKIAGFVALSGFSIINDKLLELKSPANSDTPIFHGHGDQDTVIPLKYGHSVEQFFTKYCGISNYTMNVYSGMEHSASPEEIEDLVKFLKSILRLH is encoded by the coding sequence ATGTCAGTAATCAACGCTATAAAGATTGCATCCAAAGCCCAGCCCGCCAAGCAGTCTTTGATATTTTTACACGGCTTGGGCGACACAGGATCTGGTTGGTCATTTCTAGCGGAACTTTTACAACAAGACCCTGCATTCCGGTACACAAACTTCATATTCCCCAATGCGCCTGTCATGGGTATTACGGTGAATGGAAATTACCCCATGCCAGCTTGGTTTGATATCCGTAGCTGGGATAATGTACAATCACAAGCAGACGTGGCcggttttttgaaatctctACACGTTGTGGAAAGGTTGGTAGATGAGCAAATCCAAAATGGTGTCAATCCACAAAACATTGTTGTAGGCGGTTTCTCTCAAGGTGCAGCTTTAGCGCTAGGAAGCGCGGTCACTCTGCCCACTAAGATTGCGGGTTTTGTGGCTCTGTCGGGCTTCTCCATAATCAACGACAAGCTGCTTGAGTTGAAGAGCCCCGCGAACTCAGATACTCCTATTTTCCACGGCCACGGTGATCAAGATACAGTCATTCCTCTCAAATACGGCCACAGCGTTGAGCAGTTCTTTACTAAGTACTGCGGGATTTCCAACTACACAATGAACGTATACTCAGGGATGGAGCACAGTGCCAGTCCCGAAGAGATCGAAGATCTTGtcaagtttctcaaaagtATTCTGAGATTGCACTAA
- a CDS encoding pepsin-like aspartic protease (similar to uniprot|P12630 Saccharomyces cerevisiae YIL015W BAR1 Aspartyl protease secreted into the periplasmic space of mating type a cells, cleaves and inactivates alpha factor allowing cells to recover from alpha-factor-induced cell cycle arrest and to YLR121C uniprot|Q12303 Saccharomyces cerevisiae YLR121C YPS3 Aspartic protease, attached to the plasma membrane via a glycosylphosphatidylinositol (GPI) anchor and to YLR120C uniprot|P32329 Saccharomyces cerevisiae YLR120C YPS1 Aspartic protease, attached to the plasma membrane via a glycosylphosphatidylinositol (GPI) anchor and to YDR144C uniprot|P53379 Saccharomyces cerevisiae YDR144C MKC7 GPI-anchored aspartyl protease (yapsin) involved in protein processing; shares functions with Yap3p and Kex2p and to YIR039C uniprot|P40583 Saccharomyces cerevisiae YIR039C YPS6 Putative GPI-anchored aspartic protease, member on vGLC.1466.) produces the protein MKLLSTSTFLAACGLASAAVVSSRDEGAQSASKFVKVSFDKLRGDTAEDATAGAVAHGVLAKRADGSETVVIKNQQTFYSVELGVGSPAQNVTLLIDTGSSDMWVMGSNNPYCEGGSSGNSKHVLLGDHVDSRDEEVNRDWFSTLRSFLTATATATATATATATGSADSGGNAPSRTSVNSQYATLTCSSYGTFATDSSSSFQSNNTAFYIEYGDSTYALGTWGRDNVTLQDITLSGISMAVANESNSTFGVLGIGLAALEVTNVGTLATRGNSYTYENLPAKMVSEGIIHKNAYSLFLDSLDAKEGSVLFGAVDHSKYTGSLYTLPLSNSYKSMGYSDPIQLEVTLQGFGMTANNTNSTFTTTPLTALLDSGTTLTYLPTTLVRQVAAKYGARYDSSYGYYLLSCSDVKDTDELVFDFGGFHINSKVENFLIRATSNICALGLIPQSSSSLILGDNFLTAAYVVYDLDNLEISLAQANYDGGSSNIEVISSSVPSAVKGPSYSSTWSTSVPISTGGNIFTVSGSNSTTTAGNSASGTTSSSRSSSTSSAGKKNAAVGAASPGVSGLLGALVLFIAAGLA, from the coding sequence ATGAAGTTACTATCCACCAGCACGTTCCTCGCCGCATGTGGGCTCGCGTCAGCCGCAGTAGTTTCCTCCAGAGACGAGGGGGCGCAGTCCGCGTCCAAGTTCGTTAAGGTCAGCTTCGACAAGCTAAGGGGCGACACCGCGGAGGATGCGACCGCTGGCGCGGTCGCGCACGGTGTTCTTGCTAAGCGTGCCGACGGCAGCGAGACCGTGGTGATCAAAAACCAGCAGACGTTCTACTCAGTTGAATTGGGCGTGGGTTCGCCCGCCCAGAACGTGACGCTGCTGATTGATACAGGCTCATCGGACATGTGGGTCATGGGCTCCAACAACCCTTACTGCGAAGGCGGGTCGAGCGGTAACAGCAAGCACGTGCTCTTAGGCGATCACGTGGACAGCCGCGACGAGGAAGTCAACCGCGACTGGTTCTCGACTCTGAGGTCGTTCCTGACCGCGACGGCCACGGCCACGGCTACGGCGACCGCGACAGCCACCGGGTCTGCGGACTCTGGTGGTAACGCTCCCTCAAGGACCAGCGTGAACTCCCAGTACGCTACCTTGACCTGCTCTTCTTACGGCACCTTTGCCACAGActcttcctcaagcttCCAGTCAAACAACACAGCATTCTACATCGAGTACGGCGACTCGACATATGCGCTCGGTACATGGGGCCGCGACAACGTTACGCTGCAGGACATCACACTGTCTGGCATTTCTATGGCAGTCGCCAATGAGAGTAACTCCACATTCGGAGTCCTGGGAATTGGTCTCGCTGCTTTGGAGGTCACTAACGTGGGGACTCTGGCAACTAGAGGCAATTCTTATACCTACGAGAACCTGCCTGCTAAGATGGTTTCCGAAGGCATCATCCATAAAAATGCCTATTCTCTCTTTTTAGATTCTCTGGATGCTAAAGAAGGCTCCGTCCTTTTCGGGGCAGTTGACCACAGCAAATACACAGGCTCCTTGTACACGCTGCCATTGAGCAACTCGTACAAATCGATGGGCTACTCCGACCCAATCCAACTAGAAGTTACCCTTCAAGGATTTGGTATGACTGCCAATAACACCAACTCCACTTTCACAACCACACCACTGACAGCGTTGTTGGATTCGGGCACTACTTTAACATATCTCCCAACCACGCTAGTCAGGCAGGTTGCTGCTAAATACGGCGCCCGCTACGACTCTTCCTACGGCTACTACTTGCTCAGTTGCTCCGACGTGAAAGACACAGACGAGCTCGTATTCGACTTTGGCGGGTTCCATATAAATAGCAAGGTTGAGAACTTCCTCATCAGAGCTACCAGTAACATTTGCGCCCTGGGTCTCATTCCTCAGTCCAGCAGCAGTCTGATATTGGGAGACAACTTCCTGACCGCCGCGTATGTCGTTTATGATCTCGACAACCTTGAGATTTCTCTGGCCCAAGCTAATTACGACGGCGGCTCTTCGAATATTGAAGTTATCTCTAGCAGTGTGCCCAGTGCCGTGAAAGGCCCGAGCTATTCGTCCACGTGGTCCACGAGTGTTCCTATCTCCACTGGAGGAAACATTTTCACTGTCAGTGGCAGCAATTCAACTACCACAGCTGGAAACTCTGCCTCCGGCAccacttcttcttcaagaagcagctcCACTTCAAGCGCTGGCAAAAAGAATGCGGCTGTTGGTGCTGCTAGCCCGGGTGTCTCGGGTCTCTTAGGTGCTCTGGTGCTTTTCATTGCCGCTGGTTTGGCATAA
- the SAN1 gene encoding ubiquitin-protein ligase SAN1 (weakly similar to uniprot|P22470 Saccharomyces cerevisiae YDR143C SAN1 Ubiquitin-protein ligase controls turnover of a specific class of unstable nuclear proteins including Sir4p but not Sir2p or Sir3p san1 mutations suppress sir4 spt16 and cdc68 mutations suggesting a role in chromatin silencing), whose product MNSNNDTSSSGSGGGEEPDRTGTQEPGTRPTRNIMVSIQYAFVSGLRLGANGGNPEEGTGDGATMPPIGDFVLNFTDVPGTATREQLDEVVALASGVAVNRMNRRFNRSRGISKTAFENLPVLKFSAVPQESCSICYDDFEDEAPEPQPENEQSRKRSRDHKADDGLHSSSSSKKHRSERDSGQSSEDDEETGGEEPTPAPSTSEPPKENEADTNNQESIAYKHSPLKLPCGHIFGRECIRQWTNEHNTCPICRARIVGADGLEDHSVNDDLEDQISLERIRRLLYDTSPEAPERPQPTNEDNNNSTSTTTSTTTNDAANDTTNNTTTNPSAGSQVPGVSANGNPPALGGAFHNFVVLRPHQQPATDPANSEQPNPGNLPTNPHLPLLPLLTRQGGFTPIPITFINLRRNPQGQQHTASRNNDGPNDLNDSQMNPSNNTHRDINTHTDNNQENDRLMNIFDHLFSISNNTRPQPEATLRSDATPMPAGTPDSSQTDNQSNSAAPRPIRSHIFNNLFRFARNLRNNSTPQSDHPLSSVSQMFNTGVASFRNQDGVSTMDFSGDMPTPANTHQNQSVPTEERASAPSSESQGRVNDSSDSEGDQT is encoded by the coding sequence ATGAATTCCAACAACGACACCAGTTCCTCAGGGTCGGGTGGCGGAGAAGAGCCTGACCGAACTGGAACGCAAGAGCCAGGAACAAGACCAACACGCAACATCATGGTCTCTATTCAGTACGCCTTTGTCAGTGGGCTGCGGCTAGGCGCAAATGGGGGGAACCCGGAAGAAGGCACAGGCGATGGAGCCACGATGCCTCCGATCGGTGACTTTGTTCTCAATTTTACTGATGTTCCAGGGACTGCGACCCGTGAACAGCTAGATGAGGTCGTCGCGCTGGCGTCGGGAGTTGCAGTAAATCGCATGAACCGCAGGTTTAATCGCTCTAGAGGCATCTCGAAGacagcttttgagaaccTACCTGTTCTTAAGTTCAGCGCAGTACCGCAGGAGTCGTGTAGTATTTGCTACgatgactttgaagatgaggctCCAGAGCCTCAGCCCGAAAACGAGCAGTCCAGGAAGCGTTCCCGAGACCACAAGGCTGATGACGGATTGCattcttcatcaagctctAAAAAGCACAGAAGTGAGCGAGACTCAGGCCAAAGTAGCGAGGACGATGAGGAAACTGGCGGCGAGGAGCCAACCCCAGCGCCTTCTACTTCGGAGCCACCTAAAGAGAATGAAGCGGATACCAACAATCAAGAAAGTATAGCCTATAAGCACTCGCCCTTGAAGCTCCCATGCGGGCACATTTTCGGGCGGGAATGTATCAGGCAATGGACCAATGAACACAATACTTGCCCTATTTGCCGAGCGCGTATCGTTGGCGCAGACGGGCTAGAAGATCACTCAGTCAATGATGATCTGGAGGACCAAATTTCTCTTGAGAGGATTAGAAGGCTTTTGTATGATACGTCTCCTGAGGCTCCTGAAAGACCTCAACCCACAAACGAGGATAACAACAATTCGACTAGCACTACAACCAGTACCACAACTAACGACGCTGCTAATGATACAACCAATAATACAACTACTAATCCATCTGCTGGAAGCCAAGTTCCAGGCGTTTCCGCTAATGGAAATCCTCCGGCTTTAGGAGGGGCATTTCATAATTTCGTAGTGCTCAGGCCTCACCAGCAGCCTGCAACTGATCCAGCCAACTCTGAACAACCGAACCCTGGTAACTTGCCAACAAACCCGCATTTGCCTTTGCTGCCTTTGTTGACGAGACAAGGCGGCTTCACCCCGATCCCTATTACATTCATCAATCTGCGGAGAAATCCCCAGGGGCAGCAGCATACAGCCTCCCGAAATAACGACGGCCCAAACGATCTTAACGACTCACAAATGAACCCAAGCAATAATACCCATCGCGATATTAATACCCATACGGATAACAATCAGGAAAATGATAGACTCATGAATATTTTCGATCACCTCTTCAGCATTTCTAACAACACCAGGCCTCAGCCTGAAGCTACATTAAGATCAGATGCCACACCAATGCCGGCCGGAACCCCGGATTCTTCACAGACTGATAACCAGTCGAATTCAGCCGCTCCTAGGCCTATCAGAAGTcacattttcaacaacttaTTTAGGTTCGCTAGGAACCTAAGAAATAATAGCACGCCACAGAGTGACCATCCGCTTTCCTCGGTCTCACAGATGTTTAACACAGGGGTTGCAAGTTTTAGGAATCAAGATGGAGTCTCGACTATGGACTTTAGCGGTGATATGCCCACTCCAGCAAATACGCACCAAAATCAGTCTGTGCCTACCGAAGAACGTGCTTCAGCACCTAGCAGTGAGAGCCAAGGAAGGGTCAATGATTCATCAGATTCAGAGGGCGATCAAACATAG
- the PEX7 gene encoding Pex7p (similar to uniprot|P39108 Saccharomyces cerevisiae YDR142C PEX7 May serve as intraperoxisomal receptor for type 2 peroxisomal proteins (such as thiolase) Member of beta-transducin-related (WD-40) protein family), with product MLRYHTQGYSGYGVQYSPFFDNKVAVATGSNFGLVGNGKLFIIDIDNQGRMLETKSFVTQDGLFDVAWNELHENHVLVAQGDGSLRLFDIQLNDYPVAIFQEHEKEVFSCNWNLINKQLFVSSSWDGTVKVWTPMRQSSLTTLTPKPMTAHNSALSSKDIPMSNQKRHTSLSKNKNCIYQSQFSPHDPNIVMSCAGNSYVTMFDLRQPANANQYSFMAHNGMETLTCDFNKYRSHIIATGGVDNMVKVWDLRMVRKMAANSRQPMSVNEICGHDLAIRKVSWSPHHSNMLLSTSYDMTCRVWQDLSDDGRRPTGKTNSIDPTHGCRFIFSHHTEFVFGADWSLWGQPGYVASTSWDGDVCIWYAFAR from the coding sequence ATGCTTCGATACCACACGCAAGGCTATAGCGGTTACGGTGTACAGTACTCACCTTTTTTTGACAATAAAGTAGCGGTGGCAACCGGCTCCAACTTTGGTCTTGTCGGTAACGGAAAGTTGTTCATTATTGATATCGACAACCAAGGCAGAATGCTCGAAACAAAATCGTTTGTAACTCAGGATGGGCTCTTTGATGTTGCGTGGAACGAACTGCATGAAAACCATGTGCTAGTCGCGCAAGGTGACGGATCCCTCAGGCTCTTCGACATTCAGCTCAATGACTATCCTGTAGCCATCTTTCAGGAGCAtgagaaagaagtttttagTTGCAACTGGAATCTCATTaacaagcagctttttgtaaGCAGTTCATGGGATGGCACCGTTAAAGTTTGGACCCCGATGAGGCAGTCTAGCTTGACGACCCTTACACCTAAACCCATGACGGCGCATAACTCAGCACTGTCGTCCAAGGACATTCCAATGTCTAACCAAAAAAGGCACACATCCCTatcaaagaacaaaaactgTATATACCAGTCGCAGTTTTCGCCTCACGACCCAAATATTGTCATGAGCTGCGCTGGAAATTCCTACGTAACTATGTTTGATCTGCGGCAGCCAGCTAACGCAAATCAGTACAGTTTCATGGCCCACAATGGCATGGAGACTTTGACTTGtgacttcaacaaatacaGATCACATATCATCGCAACTGGTGGCGTTGATAACATGGTTAAGGTTTGGGATCTTCGCATGGTAAGAAAGATGGCAGCAAACTCGAGACAACCGATGAGTGTGAACGAAATATGTGGACATGACTTGGCAATAAGAAAAGTTTCTTGGTCACCTCATCATTCTAACATGCTGCTTTCTACATCTTATGATATGACATGCAGGGTGTGGCAAGATTTGAGCGATGACGGGCGCCGACCAACTGGTAAAACAAATAGCATTGACCCCACACACGGTTGTAGATTCATCTTTTCGCATCACACAGAATTTGTTTTCGGAGCGGACTGGAGTCTTTGGGGACAACCTGGATACGTCGCGTCCACTTCATGGGATGGCGATGTTTGTATATGGTATGCTTTTGCAAGGTAA
- the SRN2 gene encoding ESCRT-I subunit protein SRN2 (weakly similar to uniprot|Q99176 Saccharomyces cerevisiae YLR119W) — translation MDLPHLPPKPQKIESQPSSNQASLPKNVNLLPFVVVEDLLTKHQSELEDYVLRLNDCQDIEKQNSQFQSKLKKLLQLFESTETRRRELNVELSSLQKLEAEYEIKWEQLNNLVSRSFSHEALAVTIQNNLEILESQSSVAEANFKGDVDQFLGQFLELRTKYHLQRKLLHSWNQAGDS, via the coding sequence ATGGATCTTCCCCATCTGCCTCCTAAACCTCAGAAAATTGAGTCTCAACCTTCAAGCAATCAAGCATCTTTACCCAAAAACGTGAATTTGCTTCCATTTGTTGTTGTAGAAGATCTTTTAACCAAACATCAAAGTGAGCTGGAAGACTATGTGCTAAGATTGAATGACTGCcaagacattgaaaagcagAACTCACAGTTTCAAAGTaagctgaagaaactgcTCCAATTGTTTGAAAGTACAGAAACACGCCGGCGTGAGTTGAATGTAGAACTGAGCTCCCTGCAGAAGCTCGAAGCAGAATATGAAATTAAATGGGAACAGTTAAACAACCTagtttcaagatctttCAGTCATGAGGCTCTAGCAGTGACAATACAGAACAATTTAGAGATTCTCGAAAGCCAATCGTCCGTAGCAGAAGCTAATTTTAAGGGTGATGTTGACCAGTTTTTGGgtcagtttcttgagctgAGAACAAAGTACCACCTTCAGCGAAAATTACTTCATTCGTGGAACCAAGCAGGCGATTCTTAA